The window GTCAAATGCCTCTCCGTCACCGCCGCCTCTGTCTCGAACCACCTCATGAAGTACTGAATGTTATACAAATTCCCCTTCCTGTGAGGGAAGGCAATGGCATCGTCTTCAATCTCCCAAAGCCTTCCGCCCCACGGCTCAAATATCATCTCCAGAGGCTCCTCCTCCCCCTCCATCATAACCTTCCATATCCCCTCCCATGCCTTCTCGGAGATGGGCTCCCTCACGAAGTCCGACTTGGCTTTGAAGGAGCTGTTGAACGCCGGCCGCCGGGTCAACAGCCCGCGGGTATCATTCCATGCACGGCCATCGAAGTAGAGAGTCGACTCCGCCCAACTCAGCTCGTTGCAGTCCTCGGCCCTCACGCCCAGCTCAGGGAAGCTCTTCTTGATGGCAGCAAGCGTCGCGCGACGCGGCCCAAGGAACAGGCCTTGGAATCTGGCCTGGATCGTGCGGTTCGCCGGCGCTTCTCCGATCGCAATCACCAAGGCCCTGATCCATAGATCGTCGGCGAACAGCGGCGCGATGCTCTGCCATGAATGCAGCAACCTCGTCGCACCCTGCCCCAGCGTCCTGCTAACGGAGAACACCGTCAGCTTGGGTGGCACCGGAACAAGTCGCAACTTGTAGGCCACGACGATGCCGAAGTTCGCCGCGCCGCCTCCTCTTATCGCCCAAAACAAGTCTTCCCCCATGGTCTCCCTGGTCAACAGCTCGCCCTCGGCGTTGACCAGCCTGACATCAACGACGTTGTCTGCGGCGAGGCCGTACTTCCTCTGCAGCCACCCAATGCCGCCGCCGCTGATGAGCCCACCGACACCGACCGTGGGGGAGATGCCGGCAGGGAACCCGGCAGTGGGGCTGGCGGCAGCCACGTTGTAGTACACCTCGCCGAGGGTGGCGCCAGCGCCGACCCAGGCGGTGTGGTCTGCGGCGTCTACCTCGATGGAACGAAGGCCAGAGAGGTCGACGACGGCAAACGGGCCATCAGTACTGGAGAAGGAGACGTAGGAGAGTCCCTCGTAGTCATGGCCGCCACTCCGGACTCGGAGGCGGATGCCGTGACGGCGGCCGCAGAGAACCGCGGCCTGGGAGTCGTGGTCGACGGAGGGGAGGATGATGAAGGAGGGAGTCTCTGCGCCGGAGGAGAGAAACCGGAGGTTTTGGACAGAGGAGCGGAAGAGGGTGGAAAAGGAGGTGGTGTTGGGAGTGTAAATCTtcgaaggagaagaggaagatccTCCGGTTGCTTCAAGAAAGCAATTGAGGAAGTTGGCTTGTGTATGATTTGCTGCGTGAGAAGTgcagaggatgaagaagatgaaacagGAGAAGATGATAGTGGTGGACGCCATTGCAAGCTTGCATGTTCTTCTGCGTAACACGCTCTAGGGACCTATATAGAGATCGAAGACGCAATATTTATCCAAAAaaaccctcctcctcctcctcctcctacgtTTTGAAAAGATCCATCTAGTTTCACAATTATTAAATTGTCACTTATTTTAAAAGTATTACCGAAATGTCTCTAAACGATGACTGATTATTGTTTATAATTCAAATATACACAATAtcttttgcaaatcaaattataAGGCACATTCCGTGACATTCTCTTTCCAtgctttttttttgtaaattgaaAATGTAGGGGGCGatgtatgaaaaaaaaaaaataaagttggtATATGACACTAAAAAAATAATGAGTTTTTTTTGGGATGAATCTAAATTCGTCCAAAATTGGAGACGAATCTAAATTCGTTCCAAATTGGAGACGAAtctaaattcgtcccaaattggaGACGGAtctaaattcgtcccaaattgaaGATGAATTTTGGGACGAACCTAAATTCGTCCTAAATTGGAGACGAATTTTGAGATGAACATGGGTAATTCGATGTGGGATTTTGGGACGAACctaaatttgtcccaaaattcatcccaagattcgtcccaaattcgggATGAAcctaaattcgtccctaattaggGACGAATCCAAATTCGTCTCAAATTTAAGATGAACCCtagttcatcccaaattttgttctaaaataaaaaattctctacaattttattttctttatcctatttacatatcaaatacattatTACATTCTATAAATAAATCTCTTATCATCCCCATatccaaatttaaaatatattagtcAAACTTCAACACACATCATATTTATACACATCCAAACAAACAAAACTACACATccaaaaaacaacaaaaataaagTTGGTATATGACACTAAAAAACAATAATGATTTAAGGACGAAAATTTGGGAGGTATTTTTTCATCCTAAAATCACAACAAGTTtggcaacaaaaataatattcgaCCCAAATTAGCAACGAAATCTGCAATAAAATATTTTCGTCGTAAATTCTCAACGAAAATTATTTTCGTCACAAATTTTTTCCCAgatgggacgaatccaggatttgtcccagattgaaatttttttaaaaatattaaaaaaattataaggggtgaattcctggattcgtctcCAATTCTGGGgtgaatcctggatttgtcccagaatcaatttttttttttaaaaaaaggaaaaataatcaaaaaccttaaatatggacctagagataacaaaattttatgaaacaagtttctatgttttcatatcattctcctgatcgtaaaaatatcttcatccataattttgacctaatattttgagtgtggtgattttttaacccgaatttgatgtaatttaggttaaaaaattatcaaactcaataaattaggtcaaaattataaataaggacatttttatgatcaggagaacgatatgaacacatagaaacttgtttcaaagAATTTCGATATCTCTTGATCTATATTTGAGCCttccaattttatttatcttttattttaaaaaaaaattatattctaggacgaatctaggattcgtcccagatttcggGATGAATTCAGGATTCATCCtagatttttgggacgaatcctagattcgtccccaattctgggatgaatcctagattcgtcccagaattgatttttttttttaaaaaaataatcgaaagccttaaatatgaacctagagacatcaaaattttatgaaacaagtttctatgtggtTGTATTATTCTCTTGATCGTAAAAAtctcctcatccataattttaacctaatattttgagtgtggtgattttttaacccgaatttgacgtaattcgggttaaaaaattatCACACTAAATAAATTAGGTTAAAATTGTAAATAAGGACATTTTTATGATTAGGAGAATAATATAAATACATAGAAATTGTAAATAAGGacatttttgacttgaccatttgacctagactcggttctatagctatatggaaccctatggtaagaaattacatccttcttagccttaggattgtatcccaaacctctatgaccattggatgactttagttgtcctaaacctaggttttgctcattttgcccttttaagatattttccatcctttgtagggtcttttccattttatcaagtcttgacctcaagacttgattttctttccataagtccttagtttttgatttatcattaagCCCATGAGCGTTTATAtctctaggcttataactaaaatccttagagttattgcctaaattcttatctaccttcctaaacctaagtgtggtagttttagcatgtagagccacatgtttttctttaaaactctcatgctttctattcttatggtaaatagcattaaaatgataaaaattagaactatcatgcttttttttaccattattcaagagagtaggctcaataaatgataccttcctttttaccttggaggctcccccttgagttgtgcttcctccatgagcctttaccgctttcttccccttgggacattggctcctataatgtcccttttggttgcacaaaaagcacacaatgtgctccttgctcttctttgttgagggagcggtctctttggccttctccttaccctttggtgctacttggctctttttcttggccaatttagggcatttgctcttataatgcccatgctccctacactcaaaacatatgatatgatttttatttttatttgaaacatttatacctttatgtgtagggatgacatcttctccttttgatccggaggtagaggcttcctcttgatccgacaatgatactcctccaatagatttgacttgacttgtggaggtggaagcttcttcatcctcttcttctcttgacccggatgtggagacttctccttcttcttgatccggtgtcaccgaaggtcgctctccctcaatcctagaggtggagacttcttcatcttcatcttgtacatggaacaaggagtatgccttctccttgccctcttcattgcattcctttgaagataaggcttcttggtcttcttcttcttcggaagttaagcatctctcaacttcggagtcctccttctcttggtcttgattcaatgagtcaccctctttggattcttcttggtttggtacagtggaggggatctcatgaatctttgccaatttgctccatagctctttggcatcttcaaaatctccaattttctccaaaatgttgcttggcaataaattgaccaaaagcttggtcaccttgtcattgacctcacatctttggatttggtcttggcttcacttgctcctcttgagaattttgccccttgaattctttggagcttcgaagccttccattagagcaaaccattgctctatctccaccattaagaaattttcgatccttgatctccaaagatcgaagctcatcattgtgaatggtggaggcacccgtgtatcgaatccaagtccgtcttggaattccattgaagttgagcttgataaaatctttgacttgtagaattgcttcaacttcttcaccctctagcttgttgaccctttcggcgatgattccggtgaagagcggcctcgctctgataccacttgttaggaccgattatgtagctagagggggggggggtgtgaatagctcggtgcactCGTCTTGCtcttcattgcttgtttcttcaagatatgcagcagaaaatacaaagaaacaaaatacacaacgctaacaagaggatttacttggtatccacctcacaagaggtgactaatccaagaattcacacactcacgcaccctccactaataaaacactcctttatagtaactaccaaaggcagagaagccctacaagttcacactacaagaagaaagggaaagggaacaaaatacaagctaaaagcttacaatttcgcacaagaaaaccctaaccctagatttcttcttctgctgtagatccgcctcttgacttagacaaacctccaagaaccctcaagatctggcggtgagaactttgtggagaagctttgGAAGCCCTGTGAAGATCTAAGATGAATGTCGTGCAAGTTCTGccgagagaacagctcgccagccgctaaatacgacgccaacggtcgaatcccaatcgattggattgctcccaatcgatcggggaggctttggattgattgaccgatcgagccagagcgcctctatgctctcgggaattgcctggaacgatcggctgatcgatccagcctttatcgcacagaatcgcgactcccaatcgatccactgatcgattgggggctctggatcgatcgaccgatcgatccagagctgttctgttcgcgcgacacttctccccaatcgatccactgatcgattgggagaaagcttGTCGTGggaactcacc is drawn from Zingiber officinale cultivar Zhangliang chromosome 1B, Zo_v1.1, whole genome shotgun sequence and contains these coding sequences:
- the LOC122042311 gene encoding berberine bridge enzyme-like 18, whose translation is MASTTIIFSCFIFFILCTSHAANHTQANFLNCFLEATGGSSSSPSKIYTPNTTSFSTLFRSSVQNLRFLSSGAETPSFIILPSVDHDSQAAVLCGRRHGIRLRVRSGGHDYEGLSYVSFSSTDGPFAVVDLSGLRSIEVDAADHTAWVGAGATLGEVYYNVAAASPTAGFPAGISPTVGVGGLISGGGIGWLQRKYGLAADNVVDVRLVNAEGELLTRETMGEDLFWAIRGGGAANFGIVVAYKLRLVPVPPKLTVFSVSRTLGQGATRLLHSWQSIAPLFADDLWIRALVIAIGEAPANRTIQARFQGLFLGPRRATLAAIKKSFPELGVRAEDCNELSWAESTLYFDGRAWNDTRGLLTRRPAFNSSFKAKSDFVREPISEKAWEGIWKVMMEGEEEPLEMIFEPWGGRLWEIEDDAIAFPHRKGNLYNIQYFMRWFETEAAVTERHLTWMRKFYEDMTPHVSSNPRAAYLNYKDIDLGSSTEEGRTSYTEASAWGRRYFLHNFEKLAKVKARVDPENYFWNEQGIPPYTA